The following are encoded together in the Pseudomonas sp. KBS0710 genome:
- the thiL gene encoding thiamine-phosphate kinase, which yields MGEFELIRNYFAAAPCAQGGEGIALGIGDDCALLALPAGEQLAISTDTLVAGVHFADPCDPFLLGQRSLAVAVSDLAAMGAHPLAFTLALTTPTVDADWLQRYAQGLNAMAQSCGVGLVGGDTTRGPLSLTLTVFGRVPAGQALVRSGAQPGDLLCVGGELGNAAGALPLVLGQRTADAAIAGPLLAHYWSPQPQLSLGLALRGNATAAMDISDGLLADCGHIAKASAVRLLIEREKLPLSQALLAFVGDDEARVAALSGGDDYVLAFTLPPARLAPLLAGGWPIHVIGRVAAGQGVTLLDAAGQDITPAVRGYQHFRDTP from the coding sequence ATGGGTGAGTTCGAGCTGATCCGCAACTATTTCGCCGCCGCGCCCTGTGCGCAGGGCGGCGAAGGTATTGCCCTGGGGATCGGCGACGACTGCGCCTTGCTGGCGCTCCCCGCCGGGGAGCAGTTGGCAATCTCCACCGATACGCTGGTGGCTGGCGTGCACTTTGCCGACCCGTGTGACCCGTTCCTGCTCGGCCAGCGCTCGTTGGCCGTGGCAGTCAGCGACTTGGCCGCCATGGGCGCCCACCCGCTGGCCTTCACCCTCGCACTCACCACACCCACTGTCGACGCCGATTGGCTGCAACGCTATGCCCAGGGTTTGAACGCCATGGCGCAGAGCTGCGGCGTGGGCCTGGTGGGCGGCGACACCACACGCGGGCCGCTGAGCCTGACCCTGACCGTGTTTGGCCGTGTGCCGGCCGGGCAAGCGTTGGTTCGCAGCGGTGCGCAGCCGGGTGACTTACTGTGTGTGGGTGGCGAACTGGGTAACGCTGCCGGTGCTTTGCCGTTGGTGTTGGGGCAGCGCACGGCTGATGCTGCCATAGCGGGTCCGCTGCTGGCCCATTACTGGTCGCCGCAACCGCAATTGTCTCTGGGCCTGGCCCTGCGAGGTAACGCGACAGCGGCCATGGATATCTCCGACGGACTGTTGGCCGATTGCGGGCATATCGCCAAGGCCTCGGCTGTCCGGCTGCTGATTGAGCGGGAGAAGCTGCCGTTATCCCAGGCGTTGCTCGCGTTTGTTGGCGATGACGAGGCTCGTGTGGCGGCATTGAGCGGCGGCGACGACTATGTGTTGGCGTTCACCCTGCCACCGGCCAGGCTGGCGCCGTTGTTGGCGGGCGGCTGGCCGATCCATGTGATTGGCCGGGTTGCGGCAGGGCAGGGCGTAACGCTGCTGGACGCCGCCGGGCAAGACATCACCCCAGCCGTGCGTGGCTACCAGCATTTTCGCGACACGCCGTAA
- the nusB gene encoding transcription antitermination factor NusB — MISDESDQFNPQDPRPADAGKPSKSEKRRKARQLATQALYQRLLAGASLNEIEAQFRVDNDFTFADQSYFHDILHGVHANLTEIDTALAPCLDLTIEELDPVELCVMRLSTWELLKRVDVPYRVVINEGIELAKVYGSTDGHKFVNGVLDKLAPRLREAEVKEHKR, encoded by the coding sequence GTGATTTCCGACGAGAGCGATCAGTTCAACCCTCAGGATCCGCGTCCAGCCGACGCCGGCAAGCCATCCAAAAGCGAAAAGCGTCGTAAAGCGCGTCAACTCGCGACCCAGGCGCTGTACCAGCGTCTGCTGGCGGGCGCTTCGCTGAACGAAATCGAAGCGCAGTTTCGCGTCGATAACGACTTTACGTTCGCCGACCAGAGCTACTTCCACGACATCCTGCACGGTGTGCATGCCAACCTGACCGAGATCGACACGGCTCTGGCGCCATGCCTGGACCTGACCATCGAAGAACTCGACCCGGTTGAACTGTGCGTGATGCGCCTGTCCACCTGGGAGCTGCTCAAGCGCGTCGACGTGCCGTACCGCGTGGTGATCAACGAAGGTATCGAGCTGGCGAAAGTCTACGGTTCGACCGACGGCCACAAGTTCGTCAACGGCGTGCTCGACAAGCTGGCCCCGCGCCTGCGTGAAGCCGAAGTGAAGGAACACAAGCGCTAA
- the ribE gene encoding 6,7-dimethyl-8-ribityllumazine synthase yields MTLKTIEGTFIAPKGRYALVVGRFNSFVVESLVSGAVDALVRHGVSESDITIIRAPGAFEIPLVAQKVAQQGEYAAIIALGAVIRGGTPHFEYVAGECTKGLAQVSMEFGVPVAFGVLTVDSIEQAIERSGTKAGNKGAEAALSALEMVSLLSQLEAK; encoded by the coding sequence ATGACCCTGAAGACCATCGAAGGTACCTTCATCGCCCCCAAAGGCCGCTATGCCCTGGTGGTTGGCCGCTTCAACAGCTTCGTGGTTGAAAGCCTGGTAAGCGGTGCCGTGGATGCCCTGGTTCGCCACGGTGTGAGCGAGAGCGACATCACTATCATCCGCGCCCCTGGCGCCTTCGAAATTCCACTGGTTGCGCAAAAAGTTGCACAGCAGGGTGAATACGCGGCAATCATCGCCCTGGGCGCGGTCATTCGTGGCGGTACTCCGCACTTCGAATACGTGGCCGGCGAATGCACCAAGGGCCTGGCCCAGGTGTCCATGGAGTTCGGCGTGCCAGTCGCTTTCGGCGTACTGACCGTAGATTCCATCGAGCAAGCCATCGAACGTTCCGGCACCAAGGCCGGTAACAAGGGCGCTGAAGCTGCCCTGTCCGCACTGGAAATGGTCAGCCTGCTGTCGCAGTTGGAGGCCAAGTGA
- the ribBA gene encoding bifunctional 3,4-dihydroxy-2-butanone-4-phosphate synthase/GTP cyclohydrolase II, with amino-acid sequence MALNSIEELVEDIRQGKMVILMDDEDRENEGDIIMAAEACKPEHINFMAKHARGLICMPMSRERCELLKLPLMAPRNGSGFGTKFTVSIEATTGVTTGISAADRARTVQAAAAKDAKAEDIVSPGHIFPLMAQPGGTLARAGHTEAACDLARMAGFEPSGVICEVMNDDGTMARRAELEAFAAEHGIKIGTIADLIHYRMIHERTVQRIAEQPLDSELGQFNLVTYRDSVEGDVHMALTLGHICAEEPTLVRVHNMDPLRDLLMVKQPGRWSLRAAMAAVSEAGSGVVLLLGNPVDGDVLLAHIREAAEHTQVKTPTTYSIVGAGSQILRDLGVRKMRLMSAPMKFNAISGFDLEVVEYVPSE; translated from the coding sequence GTGGCGCTCAATAGCATCGAAGAACTGGTTGAAGACATCCGCCAAGGCAAGATGGTCATCCTGATGGATGACGAAGATCGCGAGAACGAAGGCGATATCATCATGGCCGCCGAGGCGTGCAAGCCCGAGCACATCAACTTTATGGCCAAGCACGCCCGTGGGCTGATCTGCATGCCCATGAGCCGCGAGCGCTGCGAGCTGCTCAAGCTGCCGTTGATGGCGCCGCGCAATGGTTCAGGTTTCGGCACCAAGTTCACCGTATCGATTGAAGCGACCACCGGCGTCACCACTGGCATTTCCGCCGCAGACCGCGCCCGCACGGTGCAAGCCGCTGCGGCCAAAGACGCCAAGGCCGAAGACATCGTCAGCCCGGGCCATATTTTCCCGCTGATGGCCCAGCCGGGCGGCACCCTCGCGCGTGCCGGCCACACCGAGGCCGCCTGCGACCTGGCGCGCATGGCCGGTTTCGAGCCGAGCGGGGTGATCTGCGAAGTGATGAACGACGACGGCACCATGGCCCGTCGCGCCGAACTCGAGGCGTTTGCCGCTGAGCACGGCATCAAGATCGGCACCATTGCCGACCTGATTCACTACCGCATGATCCACGAACGTACCGTTCAGCGGATTGCCGAGCAGCCGCTGGACAGCGAACTGGGCCAGTTCAACCTGGTGACCTACCGTGATTCCGTCGAAGGCGACGTGCACATGGCCCTGACCTTGGGGCATATTTGCGCCGAAGAGCCGACCCTGGTGCGCGTGCATAACATGGACCCGCTGCGCGACCTGCTGATGGTCAAGCAGCCGGGCCGCTGGAGCCTGCGCGCCGCCATGGCCGCGGTTTCCGAGGCTGGCAGCGGTGTGGTGTTGCTGCTCGGCAACCCGGTGGATGGCGATGTATTGCTGGCACATATTCGTGAAGCCGCCGAGCACACCCAGGTTAAAACACCGACCACCTACAGCATTGTCGGTGCCGGTTCGCAGATCCTGCGTGACCTCGGTGTGCGCAAAATGCGCCTGATGAGCGCACCGATGAAATTTAATGCGATATCCGGATTCGATCTGGAAGTTGTAGAATACGTGCCCTCCGAATAA
- a CDS encoding riboflavin synthase yields MFTGIIESIGSIRAMTPKGGDVRLLVETGKLDLGDVKLGDSIAVSGVCLTVIELPGNGFAADVSRETLDCTAMNDLKAGSPVNLEKALTPTTRLGGHLVSGHVDGVGEVVARSENARAVEFRIRAPKELAKYIAHKGSITVDGTSLTVNAVNGAEFELTIIPHTLSETIMASYQPGRRVNLEVDLLARYLERLLMGDKAAEPDSLQGRGNITESFLAANGYLKS; encoded by the coding sequence ATGTTCACCGGCATTATCGAATCCATCGGCAGCATCCGCGCCATGACCCCCAAAGGCGGCGACGTGCGCCTGCTGGTTGAAACCGGCAAGCTCGACCTCGGCGACGTCAAACTGGGCGATAGCATCGCCGTCAGCGGCGTGTGCCTGACCGTCATCGAGTTGCCGGGTAACGGCTTTGCTGCTGACGTCAGCCGGGAAACCCTGGACTGCACCGCGATGAACGATCTCAAAGCCGGCAGCCCGGTCAATCTGGAAAAAGCCCTGACCCCGACTACCCGTTTGGGCGGCCACCTGGTCAGCGGCCATGTCGACGGCGTCGGCGAAGTGGTTGCACGCAGCGAAAACGCGCGCGCCGTGGAATTTCGTATCCGCGCGCCGAAAGAACTGGCCAAGTACATCGCCCATAAAGGCTCGATCACCGTCGACGGCACCAGCCTGACCGTGAACGCCGTGAATGGCGCCGAATTCGAACTGACCATCATCCCGCACACCCTGAGCGAAACCATCATGGCGTCGTACCAGCCAGGTCGCCGGGTGAACCTGGAAGTCGACTTGCTTGCCCGTTACCTGGAGCGCCTGCTTATGGGCGATAAGGCAGCTGAGCCTGACTCTTTACAAGGGCGCGGGAACATCACTGAAAGCTTTCTGGCCGCTAACGGCTACCTGAAATCCTGA
- the ribD gene encoding bifunctional diaminohydroxyphosphoribosylaminopyrimidine deaminase/5-amino-6-(5-phosphoribosylamino)uracil reductase RibD, whose protein sequence is MNPPSAEQAVLDAHYMARALELARKGLYTTHPNPRVGCVIVRDGQIVGEGWHERTGEPHAEPNALRAAGDKARGATVYVTLEPCSHHGRTPPCADALVTAGVARVVAGMQDPNPEVAGRGLQRLAQAGIETHSGVLEQQARALNPGFLKRMEHGLPFVRVKLAMSLDGRTAMASGESQWITGPAARAAVQRLRAEASVVLTGADTVLADGARLTVRAAELGLDAETTALAMSRPPLRVLIDGRLRVPLNAPFFKAGPALVITCVTPENQFPRGPECLVVPGVEGQVDLRSALVALAARGVNEVLVEAGPSLAGAFAQQGLVDEYVIFVAGKFLGSAARPLLDWPLEKLADTPQLKITEMRAVGDDWRVTAIPLPPASV, encoded by the coding sequence ATGAACCCTCCGTCTGCCGAACAAGCCGTCCTCGACGCCCATTACATGGCCCGCGCCCTCGAACTGGCGCGCAAAGGCCTGTACACCACCCACCCCAACCCACGGGTGGGCTGCGTGATTGTGCGGGATGGGCAGATTGTCGGCGAAGGCTGGCATGAACGCACCGGCGAGCCCCACGCAGAGCCGAACGCCCTGCGCGCCGCCGGTGACAAGGCCCGTGGCGCCACGGTGTACGTGACCCTCGAACCGTGCAGCCACCATGGGCGCACGCCGCCCTGCGCCGATGCACTGGTGACCGCCGGTGTGGCACGCGTAGTGGCCGGAATGCAGGACCCGAACCCGGAGGTCGCCGGGCGCGGCCTGCAGCGCTTGGCTCAAGCTGGTATCGAAACCCACAGCGGCGTACTCGAACAACAAGCGCGCGCGCTGAACCCCGGCTTCCTCAAGCGCATGGAACACGGCCTGCCGTTTGTGCGGGTCAAGCTGGCGATGAGCCTGGACGGCCGTACCGCGATGGCCAGCGGCGAAAGCCAATGGATCACCGGGCCGGCTGCCCGCGCCGCCGTGCAGCGCCTGCGCGCCGAGGCCAGTGTGGTGCTGACCGGCGCCGACACGGTGCTGGCCGATGGTGCGCGCCTGACCGTGCGCGCCGCCGAGTTGGGCCTGGACGCCGAAACCACCGCTCTGGCCATGTCGCGCCCGCCATTGCGCGTGCTGATCGACGGCCGCCTGCGGGTGCCGCTCAACGCACCGTTCTTCAAGGCTGGCCCGGCGCTGGTCATCACTTGCGTCACCCCGGAAAACCAGTTCCCACGTGGCCCTGAATGCCTGGTGGTGCCGGGCGTTGAAGGGCAGGTCGACCTGCGTTCGGCCCTGGTGGCGCTGGCTGCCCGTGGTGTTAACGAGGTGTTGGTAGAAGCCGGCCCAAGCCTGGCAGGCGCGTTTGCCCAACAAGGCCTGGTCGACGAATACGTGATTTTCGTCGCCGGTAAGTTCCTGGGCTCCGCCGCCCGGCCTTTGCTGGACTGGCCGCTTGAGAAACTGGCCGATACCCCCCAACTCAAGATCACTGAAATGCGCGCTGTAGGCGACGACTGGCGAGTCACTGCCATCCCGCTACCACCAGCGAGCGTATAA
- the nrdR gene encoding transcriptional regulator NrdR, producing MHCPFCGANDTKVIDSRLVAEGDQVRRRRECLASGCGERFTTFETAELVLPRLIKSDGSRQPFDEEKLRAGMQRALEKRPVSVERLEAALVHIKHKLRATGEREVKSLVVGELVMGELQKLDEVAYIRFASVYRRFQDLNEFREEIDRLAREPAKE from the coding sequence ATGCACTGTCCCTTCTGCGGTGCCAACGACACCAAGGTCATTGACTCGCGTCTGGTCGCCGAGGGCGATCAAGTACGCCGCCGGCGCGAATGCCTGGCCTCTGGCTGCGGTGAACGTTTCACCACCTTCGAAACCGCCGAACTGGTGTTGCCACGTCTGATCAAATCCGACGGCAGCCGCCAGCCTTTCGACGAAGAAAAACTGCGTGCCGGTATGCAGCGCGCCCTGGAAAAACGCCCGGTGAGTGTCGAGCGGCTGGAGGCGGCGCTGGTGCATATCAAGCACAAGCTGCGCGCCACCGGCGAGCGCGAGGTCAAGAGCCTGGTGGTTGGAGAGCTGGTGATGGGCGAGTTGCAAAAGCTCGACGAAGTCGCCTATATCCGTTTCGCCTCGGTGTATCGACGCTTCCAGGACCTCAATGAGTTCCGCGAAGAGATCGACCGCCTGGCCCGTGAGCCTGCCAAAGAATGA
- a CDS encoding YbaY family lipoprotein translates to MQLRPLVLLALFSFLVACSSQAPKPSTPQPTPVQEKKVPGIEDLGPLPAYQREINGTLNGVPANAEVELALLVIDERNRPQQLLASSVLSGNGKPLAFRLRFNPEAFPAGARVELRGRASQSGQLILHLPAVRITQAITQTTGPLQFVPAP, encoded by the coding sequence ATGCAGTTACGACCACTTGTTTTACTCGCCCTGTTCAGTTTTCTGGTCGCCTGCAGCAGCCAAGCCCCGAAACCATCGACACCGCAACCGACGCCCGTTCAAGAGAAAAAAGTGCCGGGCATTGAAGACCTCGGCCCTTTGCCGGCTTACCAGCGTGAAATCAACGGCACCCTGAATGGCGTGCCGGCCAACGCCGAAGTCGAACTGGCCCTGCTGGTGATCGATGAACGCAACCGCCCGCAACAACTGCTCGCCAGCAGCGTACTCAGCGGCAACGGTAAGCCCCTGGCCTTCCGCCTGCGTTTCAACCCAGAAGCTTTCCCAGCCGGTGCACGGGTTGAACTGCGCGGTCGCGCCAGCCAGTCTGGCCAGTTGATCCTGCACCTGCCCGCTGTGCGCATCACCCAGGCGATCACCCAAACCACCGGCCCGCTGCAATTCGTCCCGGCGCCATGA
- a CDS encoding methyltransferase, which produces MTPPLGLQRALSELIGDAQLLPCPLPGTELSLWLLDAGNMDRAFSQEETRRILHEPPYWSFCWASGLALARFLATNPEWVAGKRVLDFGAGSGVAAIAAVKAGALEVVACDLDPLALAACRANAELNGVELGYSADFFAEADRFDLILVADVLYDRANLPLLDHFLTRGREALVADSRVRDFQHPDYQRLGILDALTLPDLAEPWEFRKVSLYHSRRA; this is translated from the coding sequence ATGACGCCACCGTTGGGCCTGCAGCGCGCCCTGAGCGAACTGATCGGCGACGCGCAACTGCTGCCCTGCCCGCTGCCGGGCACGGAGCTGTCGTTGTGGCTGCTTGATGCGGGCAACATGGACCGTGCCTTCAGCCAGGAAGAGACCCGGCGCATCCTGCATGAACCGCCATATTGGAGTTTTTGCTGGGCCAGCGGCTTGGCATTGGCGCGCTTCCTGGCGACGAATCCCGAGTGGGTGGCGGGCAAACGCGTGCTGGATTTTGGCGCCGGTTCCGGTGTGGCCGCGATTGCTGCGGTTAAAGCGGGCGCGCTGGAAGTGGTGGCCTGCGATCTTGACCCGCTGGCCCTGGCCGCCTGCCGGGCAAATGCCGAACTCAATGGTGTGGAGCTGGGTTACTCAGCCGACTTTTTCGCCGAGGCCGACCGCTTCGACCTGATCCTGGTGGCCGACGTGCTCTACGACCGCGCCAACCTGCCGCTGCTCGACCACTTCCTGACACGCGGCCGCGAAGCGCTGGTGGCCGACTCACGGGTACGCGACTTCCAGCACCCGGATTATCAGCGCCTGGGCATCCTTGATGCGCTGACGCTGCCGGACCTGGCTGAGCCTTGGGAGTTTCGCAAGGTGAGCCTGTACCATTCGCGGCGCGCTTGA
- the trxA gene encoding thioredoxin, whose product MSEPTPYIFDATTATFDQAVIQNSFEKPVLVDFWAEWCAPCKALMPMLAKIAESYQGELLLAKVDCEAEQDIVARFGIQSLPTVVLFKDGQPVDGFAGAQPESAVQAMLEPHVKMPPPKAADPLEQAQALFAEGRISDAETVLVALLGEDNTNAAALILYARCLAERGELGEAQTVLDAVKSDDHKAALAGAKAQITFLRQAADLPDAADLKSRLAQDPQDNEAAYQLAIQQLARQQYDAALEGLLKLFIRNRSYSEGLPHKTLLQVFELLGNEHPLVTVYRRKLFAALY is encoded by the coding sequence ATGAGTGAGCCCACGCCGTACATCTTCGACGCCACCACTGCTACGTTCGACCAGGCAGTGATTCAGAACTCATTCGAAAAACCCGTGCTGGTGGATTTCTGGGCCGAGTGGTGCGCGCCGTGCAAGGCGCTGATGCCGATGCTGGCGAAAATCGCCGAGAGTTATCAGGGCGAGTTGCTGCTGGCCAAGGTCGATTGCGAAGCCGAGCAGGATATCGTTGCGCGTTTTGGCATTCAAAGCCTGCCCACGGTGGTGCTGTTCAAGGACGGCCAGCCGGTGGACGGGTTTGCCGGGGCACAACCGGAGTCGGCCGTGCAAGCGATGCTCGAGCCACACGTGAAGATGCCGCCACCGAAGGCGGCTGACCCGTTGGAACAGGCCCAGGCGTTGTTTGCCGAAGGCCGTATCAGCGATGCCGAAACGGTGCTGGTGGCGCTGCTGGGTGAAGACAACACGAACGCCGCCGCGCTGATTCTGTACGCACGCTGCCTGGCAGAACGTGGTGAGCTGGGCGAAGCCCAAACCGTGCTCGACGCGGTGAAAAGCGACGATCACAAAGCCGCCCTCGCCGGCGCCAAGGCGCAAATCACCTTCCTGCGCCAGGCCGCCGACCTGCCGGATGCCGCCGACTTGAAAAGCCGCCTGGCGCAAGACCCGCAGGACAATGAAGCTGCCTACCAACTGGCGATTCAGCAACTGGCGCGCCAGCAATACGACGCCGCGCTGGAAGGCTTACTCAAGCTGTTTATCCGCAACCGCAGCTACAGCGAAGGCCTGCCGCACAAGACCTTGCTGCAAGTGTTCGAACTACTGGGCAATGAACACCCGCTGGTCACGGTGTACCGTCGCAAGTTGTTCGCCGCGCTGTATTAA
- a CDS encoding DUF2796 domain-containing protein, protein MRRLLLALPFALLPLAIAHAADEHDHEHEHGSLGAHEHGVGRLNAVLDGQALELEFDSPAMNLVGFEHQATTPADKTKVAAARKQLENPLALFNLPKSAGCVISTQELNSPLFGDKPEADHDEDDDDHATDGKGAAAHEHHHDHSEIHAHYQFTCATPTALSNLDLTQVFKTFPATQKIQVQLIGPSGQQGVEATATAATLKF, encoded by the coding sequence ATGCGCCGTCTGCTGCTTGCCCTGCCGTTTGCCCTGCTGCCCCTGGCCATCGCCCACGCCGCCGATGAACACGATCATGAGCATGAACACGGCAGCCTTGGCGCGCACGAGCATGGTGTCGGCCGCCTCAATGCGGTACTCGACGGCCAGGCGCTTGAGCTGGAGTTCGACAGCCCGGCCATGAACCTTGTGGGCTTTGAACATCAGGCCACCACGCCTGCCGACAAAACCAAGGTCGCCGCCGCGCGCAAGCAGCTGGAAAACCCGCTGGCGCTGTTCAACCTGCCCAAATCTGCCGGTTGTGTAATCAGCACCCAGGAACTCAACAGCCCGTTGTTCGGCGACAAGCCTGAAGCCGATCATGATGAAGACGATGACGACCACGCCACCGATGGCAAAGGCGCCGCCGCCCACGAACATCATCACGACCACAGCGAAATCCACGCCCACTACCAGTTCACCTGCGCCACGCCGACGGCCCTGAGCAACCTCGACCTGACTCAAGTGTTCAAGACCTTCCCTGCCACCCAGAAGATTCAGGTACAACTGATCGGCCCAAGCGGCCAGCAAGGTGTTGAAGCGACGGCCACCGCAGCCACCCTGAAATTCTGA
- a CDS encoding ABC transporter ATP-binding protein: MTQALIELSDLGFNWPGHPQLLDIPAFRLEAGETLFLKGPSGSGKTTLLGLLGGVQKPSQGSIRLLGQELTELSAGARDRFRVDHTGYIFQQFNLLPFLSVRENVELPCHFSKLRAQRATQRHGSVDQAAATLLAHLGLKDKDLLERRADSLSIGQQQRVAAARALIGQPELVIADEPTSALDYDAREAFIRLLFAECREAGASLLFVSHDQSLAPLFDRHLSLAELNRAATPAEV; encoded by the coding sequence ATGACCCAAGCACTGATCGAACTGTCTGACCTGGGCTTTAACTGGCCCGGCCACCCGCAGTTGCTGGACATCCCCGCGTTCCGCCTGGAAGCGGGAGAAACCCTGTTTCTCAAAGGCCCGAGCGGCAGTGGCAAAACCACCTTGCTCGGGCTGTTGGGCGGCGTGCAGAAACCCAGCCAGGGCAGCATTCGCCTGCTCGGCCAGGAGCTGACCGAACTCTCGGCCGGTGCCCGCGACCGCTTCCGCGTTGATCACACGGGTTACATCTTTCAGCAATTCAACCTGCTGCCGTTTCTCTCCGTGCGCGAGAACGTCGAGTTGCCGTGTCACTTTTCCAAGCTGCGTGCGCAGCGGGCGACTCAGCGCCATGGCAGTGTCGACCAGGCCGCCGCGACCTTGCTGGCGCATTTGGGCTTGAAGGACAAAGACCTGCTGGAGCGCCGCGCCGACTCGCTGTCCATCGGCCAGCAACAGCGCGTCGCCGCTGCCCGTGCGTTGATCGGCCAACCGGAACTGGTGATCGCCGACGAACCCACCTCGGCCCTCGACTACGACGCCCGCGAAGCGTTTATCCGGCTGTTGTTCGCCGAATGCCGCGAAGCCGGCGCCAGCCTGTTGTTTGTCAGCCATGACCAGAGCCTCGCGCCGCTGTTCGACCGCCACCTGTCGCTGGCCGAACTCAATCGCGCCGCCACGCCCGCAGAGGTTTGA
- a CDS encoding ABC transporter permease, producing the protein MYLFRLAMASLANRRFTAILTAFAIALSVCLLLAVERVRVEARNSFASTISGTDLIVGARSGSVNLLLYSVFRIGNATNNIRWDSFEHFAASPQVKWAIPISLGDSHRGYRVMGTNESYFEHYQYGRKQNLELASGRAFATDPFEVVLGAEVADALHYKLGDKLVLAHGVAVVSLVKHDDKPFTVVGILKRTGTPVDRTLHISLGGMEAIHIDWHNGVPAQGKGRISADQARNMDLTPQAITAFMLGLNNKISTFALQREINEFRGEPMLAILPGVALQELWSMMGTAEKALFVISLFVVLTGLIGMLTAILTSLNERRREMAILRSVGARPWHIATLLIFEAFALALSGVVAGVGLLYLCIAASRGYLQANYGLDLPMSWPSEYEWTLLAGILAAALLMGSVPAWRAYRQSLADGLSIRL; encoded by the coding sequence ATGTATCTGTTCCGTCTAGCCATGGCCAGCCTGGCTAACCGCCGCTTTACCGCGATCCTCACCGCCTTCGCCATCGCCCTTTCCGTGTGCCTGTTGCTCGCGGTGGAACGCGTGCGCGTAGAGGCGCGCAACAGTTTCGCCAGCACCATCAGCGGCACTGACCTGATCGTCGGCGCCCGCTCCGGCTCGGTCAACTTGCTGCTGTACTCGGTATTCCGCATCGGCAACGCCACCAATAACATTCGCTGGGACAGCTTCGAGCACTTCGCCGCCAGCCCGCAGGTGAAATGGGCGATCCCGATTTCCCTCGGCGACTCGCACCGTGGCTATCGCGTAATGGGTACCAACGAGTCCTACTTCGAGCATTACCAATACGGCCGCAAGCAGAACCTCGAACTGGCCAGCGGCCGCGCCTTCGCCACTGACCCGTTTGAAGTGGTACTCGGCGCCGAAGTGGCGGATGCGCTGCACTACAAGCTTGGCGACAAGCTGGTGCTGGCCCACGGTGTAGCAGTGGTCAGCCTGGTCAAGCACGATGACAAACCCTTCACCGTGGTCGGCATTCTCAAGCGCACCGGTACGCCGGTGGACCGCACGCTGCACATCAGCCTCGGCGGCATGGAGGCCATCCATATCGATTGGCACAACGGCGTGCCGGCCCAGGGCAAAGGCCGTATCAGTGCTGATCAAGCACGCAACATGGACCTCACGCCGCAAGCGATCACCGCGTTTATGCTCGGCCTGAACAACAAGATTTCCACCTTCGCGCTGCAACGCGAGATCAATGAATTCCGAGGCGAGCCGATGCTGGCGATCCTGCCCGGCGTGGCGCTGCAAGAGCTGTGGAGCATGATGGGCACCGCCGAAAAAGCGCTGTTCGTGATCTCGCTGTTCGTGGTGCTGACCGGTTTGATCGGCATGCTTACGGCGATTCTCACCAGCCTCAATGAACGCCGCCGCGAGATGGCGATTTTGCGTTCGGTGGGCGCACGGCCGTGGCACATTGCGACACTGCTGATCTTCGAAGCCTTCGCGCTGGCCTTGTCTGGCGTAGTGGCGGGCGTGGGTCTGCTGTACCTGTGCATCGCGGCGTCACGTGGGTATTTGCAGGCCAACTACGGCCTGGACCTGCCGATGTCGTGGCCAAGTGAATATGAATGGACCTTGCTCGCCGGTATCCTGGCCGCCGCGCTGTTGATGGGCAGCGTGCCCGCGTGGCGCGCCTATCGGCAATCTTTGGCCGATGGCCTGTCCATACGTTTATGA